In Candidatus Contubernalis alkalaceticus, the following proteins share a genomic window:
- a CDS encoding CobW family GTP-binding protein: MKVDIISGFLGSGKTTLIKKFLKEEFYQEKLAIVENEYGEVSIDGPVLQQGSYYVKEIMSGCICCTLVGDFVDSMEKIIKDYSPQRIVIEPSGVAKLSEVISAVKKLELKYQLEVNLLIAVVDVLKYKMYLQNFGEFYRDQIGNARMVVLSRTGQVNSKDLKVVVDSIKTINNSAGIVTTPWEQITAGDITAAAEPLQEENILSAADLDRVFGILGGTIEDFKKPSGSRVKHTADEVFDVWGVETPVIFEKSKLMEILDALDTSREFGTILRAKGILPVNGGSWVLFDFVPGEKGMQDTSSTYTGRIAVIGKSLQKEKLKQLFQVER, encoded by the coding sequence TTGAAAGTAGACATTATTTCTGGATTCTTGGGTTCTGGAAAAACTACATTAATTAAAAAGTTTTTAAAAGAGGAGTTCTATCAGGAAAAACTAGCTATAGTTGAGAACGAGTATGGGGAAGTAAGTATCGATGGTCCCGTTCTTCAACAGGGTTCCTATTATGTAAAAGAAATTATGTCTGGCTGTATTTGTTGTACTTTGGTGGGAGATTTCGTGGATTCTATGGAGAAAATTATAAAGGATTACAGCCCTCAACGGATAGTTATTGAACCTTCTGGAGTGGCCAAGCTGTCGGAAGTTATCAGCGCGGTAAAAAAGTTAGAATTAAAATACCAATTGGAAGTAAATTTGCTCATTGCTGTGGTAGATGTATTGAAGTATAAAATGTATTTACAAAATTTTGGTGAGTTCTACCGAGACCAAATTGGCAATGCCCGCATGGTGGTTTTGAGCAGAACCGGGCAGGTAAACTCAAAGGATTTGAAAGTTGTAGTAGACAGCATAAAAACTATAAACAACAGCGCTGGAATCGTCACTACACCATGGGAGCAGATTACTGCAGGAGACATAACTGCTGCAGCAGAACCACTGCAGGAAGAAAACATATTAAGTGCTGCTGACCTGGACAGGGTTTTTGGCATTTTGGGGGGAACTATTGAGGATTTTAAAAAACCGTCGGGCTCCAGGGTAAAACATACTGCCGATGAGGTATTTGATGTGTGGGGGGTGGAGACCCCGGTTATTTTCGAAAAATCAAAATTGATGGAAATATTGGATGCCCTGGATACCAGCCGGGAGTTTGGCACGATTTTAAGGGCTAAAGGGATCCTTCCTGTTAACGGAGGCTCTTGGGTTTTGTTTGATTTTGTTCCGGGAGAAAAAGGGATGCAGGATACCTCCTCCACTTATACCGGGCGTATTGCAGTAATTGGAAAGTCTCTGCAAAAAGAAAAATTAAAGCAGTTATTTCAAGTAGAAAGGTAA